ATTCATGCAAAAAGTTGACAGCTtagcaattttttcaaaagttactGCAAGCAACTATGGCACATGATAAATAATaccaataaaaatattacaGTTTATAGAGCAACAGTATCGTGTCAGTAGAATATTGCACAGTATTGGAAAATAAGAtcgtctaaaaatctttttaaaaggcAACACCAGAAATGACACTCTTTTGtttgataaaactttttttttatttattttgcatgaAGCCTTCATTATAATTTGTATCCttattaattttcttacaaattacTGCAGGGGGAAAAGGGCTGTCCTAGGGCTCTATTTTCACAATACATCATGCTAACATTTTCAATGTctgtaaaaatacataaaatatttttgattcaatTATTAATCAAATTTGAATTCAGTTATTATTAACTTACTTAAATCGTCAGCACAATTTTTGTTATAGAGTTCATATAAACAATCGAAAATCATACAATTTCCATTCAATGCACCACAAACGTTATTGGTATTTGTAGAATTGCAAGGTGGGTAGAAGCAATTTTTTTGGGTAGGTGCTGGACAACCAACTAAAATGGGTCTTTCAACAATTTGTGGCATAGGACATAAGCAAGGACGTTTTGCAGTGAAAGTTCCTTGAACGATGCTTGAGGAAATGACAgctgttgaaataaataattttgttttaatttttgtaaaaatcggatagttagaaaaaaaaaatattcttaccaATTGCAAAAACGGAGAGGGCcacaaatttcattttgatttggtttttaattatgtttgagCTTGAATGGACAACTTTGATGAGATGTGTACTGAAGTACTATGGAAATTAGATCTAAGAAGCGGACTATTTATACCATTAAAAATCAGATAACcccaaacaaatcaaaaaccattGTTTGCAAAAGACTTAAatatttgtgcaaaaaatatttttatttttttttccaaatacaaTCCAACCTCCAAATAGATGTCATATGCAATTTTGATGATTctttaatcaaacattttttaatcgcTCGCTTGAActaatttgttgtttgtttgtgcaAAAATATGTTAGTATTATAAATTTGTACTTGATTCacttaaaatatgttaaatatcttgataagagataaccttgagctacttttttctgttaaaatgttaattaaatacTGATTTGTGTGATGTCTTATCACACGTGTTCTAAAAACGTCTTCATTTATGATATTTACTTTAAGATTGACTGGATACATAGAACAAATACAAAAGGTTTGTATTTCTTTCGCCTGGAGatagaaaaaatagatttatgGATTATGTCAGTATAATGTGAATAAAAAAttaggtgtttttttataagatgattAATATTGAtatcaaaaagaggctgggatgcgacccacactgataacgtcccatcctgtctgtcaatttgtcttgccttaaaggtttgtaggttttcgtatagtgttgaaaaaattactaattgaattattctaaaaaaattaataacaataatttgcatataatgaaatagtttagttaacgagattttttagtcgtttaacaatttttaccaattttattaatatttctttaaagtttttatttgaaatcaaaacctTCTGTTGTTTACGTGATATCAAGAACCGTACAACATTTTtactatttgtaaaaaattttacgacctttgttttttgtttaggtttttattttttataaacaaaactatcgatgcgatttttcttaaaattttatcagatgttaaaaacgaagtgacaaatttttggtttctgtttttttttgatttgtaaaaaactattaattggatttttttccaaaaatatatttatttggtatcacgttacaatatattatatacaatttaattcaagtccctagcgtttttggtttgtgaaatatttagggttaaccaaaatgttcaccttttttaaactgttatggtagAAAAACCatgcacgcaattttcttgagagccttttctgcatctgcattattatttgtataacaaaatttattttaagtcgatatctcttctgatttttGAGCTATGTACGACGAAAAATACGTCGCGGACGTACGGACAGGcaggtacggacgtacgtacacacgcgtGCACCTTAAatctctagagaccttgaagcgtcgagaaatgtcaaaattttcattgtaACAAATCAGCCCCATTACAACAATTTtctatatgaatttaaaattatgaatggtttaaaatggaaaaatcaattcatgataatttaatttcaaaaacatcaattcTCCCACTCGTAGCTGTGTATCCTGATAACTTGACGAACGTAAATTTTTAAGGTccttaaattgattttgaagcaTTGACATAAGACTAATTTTTCacttgataataaaaaaaaatgcttacagTTGTTACATCTCAGTATGTCGCTGGCCAATCATTTTAAggattcttttaagaaataaaatgggtTTGAAACATCTCTTGcaaaaattttaatctttttatttgctAGTGGGCACACTTACTTAG
The nucleotide sequence above comes from Eupeodes corollae unplaced genomic scaffold, idEupCoro1.1 scaffold_617, whole genome shotgun sequence. Encoded proteins:
- the LOC129953533 gene encoding uncharacterized protein LOC129953533, with the translated sequence MKFVALSVFAIAVISSSIVQGTFTAKRPCLCPMPQIVERPILVGCPAPTQKNCFYPPCNSTNTNNVCGALNGNCMIFDCLYELYNKNCADDLNIENVSMMYCENRALGQPFSPCSNL